One Sesamum indicum cultivar Zhongzhi No. 13 linkage group LG14, S_indicum_v1.0, whole genome shotgun sequence genomic window, ATTGGGCCTAGAATGGGCCCATTACATTAGGCCCAGAAGGACGGTTGCACTCTTTCTTCACGTGGATATGGGCTGGAGTCACGGGTCAATTGTTATTACACCGGGTCATGGGtcagtaaaattttttaaactactttttttttcccactgaaacattttaaaatacttttccAATGTTagtaaaaagttaaaattgttataaacttagagaaattctaagtttattgGCCTATCActcttaatagaatataaagaaataatatatgtatttctccaaCAAACTTTCTTATTCACTCTCAAAATCtctttacaaatgaaatacatggtggtatttatagaccacaaaaaatatggttacaaaatacaccataaatcattataattacaaattataatgggggatacaaaagggtgtataacataatgggtattaaaaaagaatatgaagaggtgtatgcattcatatatacatattatatataatactcccCCTTGAATGCATACCTCTTTATCATATACATCCTGCCTCGTTAAAAACCTTGCCTGGAAAAACCCAATGGGATAAAAACCAAGGCTAAGGAAAAGAGTACAGTTGTATAATCTCCCCCTCAATTGAGGCAGATATCTTTCAGGTGTCGCATGCCAATATTACGTATGAGTTGTTTGAACACCTTTGTTGGTAATGCCTTCGTAAACAAATCTGCTAAGTTCTgacttgatgaaatttgttgaACATCAACTTTGCCTTCCACTTGAAGCTCGTGAgtggagaaaaattttggtaatatgtGCTTGGTTCTGTCGCCTTTAAGATAACCATCCTTGATTTGGGCGATGCACGCCGCATTGTCTTCATATATTACTGTGGGACTTTTCTCGATTGATTGCAGTCCACATGATTCATGCACATAATGTATTAGTGATCTAAGCCATACACATTCACGCCCAGCCTCgtataatgcaattaattctgcATGATTTGATGAGGTGGCTACCAAAGTCTGTTTAGTTGAACGCCATGAAATAGCAGTTCCACCATACATGAATACATATCCAGATTGAGATATAGTTTTATGCAGATCAGATAAATGCCCCGCATCTGAATAACCAactaatttggttgttttggcatcatcatgcctttcaaaatatagtcccATGTCACTTGTTCCACATAAATAATGTAGAACGTGTTTAGCACCATTCCAGTGGCTCTTTGTTGGTGTTGAACTATATCTTGCTAGTAGATTAACAGAAAATGCTATATCTGGTCGGGTATTATTAGCAAGATACATCAATGCACCAATTGCACTGAGATATGGTACTTCTGGACCTAAATAGCAGTTCCACCATAGATGAATACATATCCAGATTGAGATATAGCTTTATGTGGATCAGATAAATACCCTGCATCTGAATAACCAactaatttggttgttttggcatcatcatgcctttcaaaatatagtcccATGTCACTTGTTCCACGTAAATAACGTAGAACGTGTTTAACACCATTCCAGTGTCTCTTTGTTGGTGTTGAACTATATCTTGCTAGTAGATTAACAGAAAATGCTATATCTGGTCGGGTATTATTAGCAAGATACATCAATGCACCAATTGCACTGAGATATGGTACTTCTGGACCTAAAATCTCATTGTTATGTGCTGGAGGATGAAATGGatctttattaacatcaaGCGATTGAACTACCATAGGTGTACTCAATGGATGAGCTTTGTCCATATGAAAACGCTTAAGGactttttctatatagtttgattgatgaatgaaaattccacCCTTAGTATGTTCGGACTGCAGGCCGAGACAATACTTTGTAGTGCCTAAATCTTTCATCTCAAACtcactttttaagtaattagcTGCTTGTTGAATCTCTTCAGGAGatccaataatattcaaatcatcaacatacacaGCTATGATTACAAATCCCGACTCTGTCCTCTTTATGAATAAACATGGACTTATTTGATTATGGCAAAATCCTTTCTTTATTAAGTACTCACTAAGACGATTTTACCACATACGTCCGGATTATTTAAGTCCATACAAGgaccttttcaatttgatggagtacataTGATGAGACTTTGACTGTAATGCTTCaggcaattttaatccttcaGGGATTCTCATAAAGATATCTGTATCTAATGACCCATACAGATATGCAGTTACCACATCCATGGGCTGCATTTGTAGTTGTTCAATTACTGATAAACTGATTAAAAATCTAAGTGTCCATCCACTACAGGTGAATATGTTTTAGTAAAATCAATTCCGGGCTTTTGAGTAAAGCCTTGGGCCACAAGTCTAGCTTTGTAccttacaacttcattttcGTTCATTTCTCTTGCATATGAACATCCACTTATAACCAACGGGTTTGACACCTTTTGGTGTTGGAGTTATAGGTCCAAATACTTCTCACTTATTTAGCGAGTCTAGCTCATCTTGTATGgcctttttccaacttttccaATCATTTCAATGTCTACATTCCTCCATAGTTTGaggatcattttcatcttcatccatGATTTGGATGGTTACAGAATaggcaaaaatatcattcatttcaatttctttacgATACCAACCTAAACTGTTATgagcataattaatagacatctcATAACTGTCCTCGAGTTCTTGCTCATTACTTTTAGAGTCTTCAGATAAAACCGCTTCAGGGATTTTATCCTTAGAGACACTAGTGGTCACATTCATATCATGATTAACTGAGACGATATGAACCTTTCTCTTTCGAGGTTTTGCATCTTTAGAGCCAAGTGGTCTACCACGCTTCCGGCGTATTCGTGACTCAGAAtgcatttgatttattaagaATCGCTTCAGGGACTTCTAAACGAGTTGGAACATTTTCAGCCGGAATATGTGATTTTGTGACCTTTTTGGTATCTATCAACGCTTCTGGTAGCCTATTTGCAACACTTTGCAAATGTATGATCAGTTGAACTTCAAGTTCACTATCATTTGTCCGTGGATCCATAAAAGACATAGATGTTGCATTTCATGCAATATCTTTCCTTTTAATCTCCTTATCTACTCCCCCTAATGCCGGGATTACTGTCTCATTAAATTGACAATCCAAGTACCTAGCAGTGAATTGATCACCGGTCATTGGTTCAAGGTACTTAATAATTGAGGGAGATTCAAAACCAACATATATTCCCAGTCTCCGTTGTGGCCCCATTTTAGTTCGTTGAGGAGGGGGTATCGGGACATACACCGCACAACCAAACACCTttaaatgagatatatttgGTTCTCTTCCGGAGACCAATTGTAATGGAGAAAATTTATGGTAAGCGGTAGGTCTGAGACGAATTAGAGCCGCTGCATGCAAAATTGCATGCCCTCATGCCGATGAAGGCAATTTTGACCTCATCAATAAGGGTCTAGCTATTAATTGTAACCGCTTAATTAACGACTCTGCCAGGCCGTTTTGAGTATGTACATGAGCAACTGGATGCTCTACAACTATCCCAATTGATTGACAATAATCATTGAAGGATTTAGAAGTAAATTTTCCCGCATTATCTAGCCTTATCCTTTTAATAGGATAATCAGGAAAATGAGCcctcaatttaataatttgggcTAACAGTCTTGCAAAAGCAACATTTCGTGTTGAAAACAAGCTTACATATGACCAACGTGTTGATGCGTCAATCAACaccataaagtatttaaatggcCCACATGACGGTGTTATTGGCCCGCATATGTCTCCTTGAATTCGTTCAAGAAACATAGGAGATTCTACATTCACTTTTGTCATAGATGGCTTTGTAATTAGTTTTCCAAGAGAATAAGCCGAACATATGAAATCGCTTTTAACAAGGAACTTCAGGTCCTTTAGTGGGTATCCATGTGAATTTTCAATGATCCTATACATCATTGTTTTACCTGGGTGACCAAGTCTATCATgccacaaagtaaaaatactttGATCAACTAACTTCGGGTTAGTGATACTATGTGTTTCAACGGAGCTTATCAATGTGCCATATAAACCAGAACTATATGTTCTCATTCTTTCTAAAACTTGCTTCTGGCCAGTTTTATATGTTGTAAGGTACAGATATTCGATACCATTTTCATTCAtggtttcaatatgaaaaccaTTTTGTCGAATATCCTTGAAACTCAATAAGttcctttgtgatttactCGAATATAAGGCATCATTGATATGTAATCATGTTCCTTCAGGTAACAAGATTGTAGCTCTTCCGGAGCCTTCAATAAGATTACTAACTCCTGAAATAGTACTCACATTTGTTCTTGTCATTatcaagtttgagaaaaatttcttgtttctcaaaATTGTATGCGTAGTGGCACTATCAACAAGACAATGTTTCTTGTCATTGAGATTTGTAATGGCTTGATCCattctatataaatgaaatagacatataataagtaaaagaaacacttcattcataaaatataaaagcatTACTCGATAAAAGAAATATCCTACAAATGAAAGTAAACATAACTAAATACTGGAAACATACTAATAACATTTGGGATAAATCTAATTAACAAGCATGTCGAAATCCTCAATAATGTCGAAACCCACGTTCCCTGTACTGCTGCAGGAGTACAAGGTTGGATGcatgaaaagtagaaaatgtTTTTTCCCAACATTTGTTCATCCGTCACATCTTCTCCACATAACCTCAACTTTGATACAATTCGAAACATTTCAGAATTATATTCAGCAATCGTTTTGAAATCTTGCAGTCGCAATTGTATCCACTCATATCTTGCACGTGGTAAGATTACAGTCTTTTGATGGTCAAATCTATCCTTTAAACTCTTCCAGAGTTGAAAAGGACTTTTGACTGTTAAATATTGAGACTTCAGGCTCTCATGAAGATGATGACGAAGCAAAATCATTGCTTTAGCCCAGTCTTGCTCAGAAGcaacaatattttcttttattgtttctccCAATTTGCTACCTGCCAAATGTAGTTCGGCATCAAGAACCCATGATAGGTAGTTTTTTCCAGAAACGAGCAACGAAACGAAATCCAATTTTGTGAGATTGGCCATTAAGCTACAACAAGTTTAATATGCACTTTTAGCATAATattcaacatatacataaaagtaaaataatatgtattacatatgatataaagtaaaaatgacatGAAACATTACTAACATTAAGTTACATATAAGTTACCTGAATTATTATGACATGCatacatgaaattaaatatatttaagtttggcTTAACTCTTATAATGTTataaatagcaattaaatggtattcatgccaaaattattttcttaacaaataaattttgttgcatATACTAGCAAAACATGTAAAATACATACATGGgcatatgaaaaaattttgttgcatATACTAGCAAAACATGTAAAATACATACATGGGCATATGAAACAAAACTAtgttatcaaaaaattatcacaaatcaaataaataaatgaagaagcatcgggcttcttgatcaagccattatctcaaaacacttcaagtggtgagaaaattaaacatatacttATCATCACTTCAGGGATGATATTGCACATAATtggtacaaaatatttcacctACTACTGGAGATGATTTTAACTCATTACTTACTTCAGgaagcaatgaaattttatagaacatatccacttcaggggataaaatcaagaattataagCCTACTTCTGGAGGCAATATCACATCCACTTCAGGAGATGAAATCgagaattaatatatataaatatatatatatatgtctacttCAGGAgacattgaaatatataatataattactcatatttcattatgaaatattcaagaataaaagtaaCTAAGATATTGTAGAggtaaacaaacaaagaataaaaattatactaataaaattaacattttaccTTGATCGATCGTAACGTAACGTCGTACTGATAAcgtgttataaacttagagaaattctaagtttattgGTCTATCActcttaatagaatataaagaaataatatatgtatttctccaaCAAACTTTCTTATTCACTCTCAAAATCTCTTTACAAATGAAAAacatggtggtatttatagaccacAAAAAATGTGGTTACAGAATACAccataaatcattataattacaaattataatgggggatacaaaagggtgtataacataatgggtattaaaaaagaatatgaagaggtgtatgcattcatatatacatattatatataatatatatatatatatatatttttatagttcaAGTAATTATGTCGGTTTTTtgtcacaaataaaaaaaaatagaacaaactATGAAGCtctcacaatatttttttttttactaaattacTCACTTTTAAGCATTGAGGTGAGtcaatagtaaaaaatatcaaactaaAAACCGCTACTAACGTATAGAGATTGGATCTGTGTATGAGTTTTTGAGTTACGACTTATCTAAGTGGGACTCACACCACATGAGATTGTATGGGAATTGGAGTcattccttattttttgaaagatGATTACTAAACGTctgatatttttctattttaaatatcttattttcaaGAACGAACGGTGCCCATAGCGAATCGAGGTATGTTGCACATCATGGGagttattataaatagtagtTGCGATTTGGTATTATGGTTTCCGGGCAAGTGGGCAAGCATTTACCGGCACCGCTGGCTCAAGTGGCCACCAAAAGATGGCGTAGCTTTTGCTTTTTCAACGGCTCCGGAAAGCAAAAGGAAGGGAACAAACAATCAACAATTGGGCGCACACTCACACTCGCACTCGCAATCACAAACCCGCCAACAAACACTTGAGGCCCACAACGCGGCGGCGAACAAACTTTGACAACTGCTGCTGttgcttttgattttaagATTAAAGGAACAGCCCACTTCCAGCGCACGTTATGCATGTCTTCCTCTTCACGCTCAACCAACCGCCAACAACCCACCTTGTAAAGTGAAACCTTGTTTCTCTTTCTGTCTAAATTACTACATTCCCGACACGCTTTCACTTcactatgtgtgtgtgcgtgtttttttttttcttttcctctttggttttattagtttatttttctctctttttcagATTTATGATGACCACATGAAAGTGGGTAGTTTATGCAGATATCTTCCGTTTGTAGAAGGTGCAATTCACTTGTTATGTGTAGAATTTGAGTTGAGCTAAATCCAGTCGGGATTAACATTTCGGAGTTGGTGGGCGTGAGAGAGAGGCGCGGAACGAGTAATTATGGTGCAAAGCAAGAAGGTTAAAGTCAATATCGACCAGGATAAGTGGATAACCAAAGTAGCATAGATCATCATCAACCTcttaatacttttttcttcatGGTGATGACaatcaaatttgaagaaaatgtcAGGATAAGACAAGATTATCCACAATATACAATTCAGATCTTTTTCCCAAATGCTGAATGCCTTATGAATTCAAactctatttacacaaaccaccaGCACAGAGCAAACCTTCCCCACATCATCTCCTTCTTACGTTTGGGGTAGTTTGCCAAAACCAATCAACAAAAGAATACTAGGGATaccatcaaatttcaaaaacacCATTCGCAGCACCCTTTCAAAATTCAGTGGCAGGAATGAGAAGAACTAACTGACAACACACACAACCTAACGAAATTTTCAACTGCCACTGTTAGCTTATACTATTATCACCATTTTCATCGTCGTCATCAAGAATACTGTCAAAAAACGGGTCTTTGAGGAGATCAGCGGCTGATGGTCTAGCCCTTGGCTGAGCAAGACACTTCTCGATGAATGCTTTCACCTCAGGGTCCTTAACCTTGTTCATGGCTTGAGGTCTCACCCCAGAAGTCACCTTTTTATATATCTTGACAACATTGTCACATTCACTGTAGGGTAACTCGAGAGTCACCATCTCCAGCAAGCACATACCGAACGAATATATGTCAATCATCTCCGTGTAGTCCTCATCATATAACTCAGGTGCCATGAATTCTGGTGTTCCGAGCACCGAATGGGCTGAGTGATTTTTCCCCACTGTTGCTGCCAATCCCAAATCACCGATCTTCACCTACATGAGTAGAAACTCAAAcatgtaatttaattgggCTACAAAGAAAACTAACTTTGTGAATCACAATTGAATGATTGCTAGTGGCAAAGTAGGAAAAACTTGAAGAGGAAACTAAATTTACCAGCAAGCCTAATTTCACTGTATCAGGTGATCAAATTATACTAATGCTATATTTATCTCATTCTTGTGCGGTTGATCAATTGTTGTATATGTTTCAGCGACCACTCAACTCAGTCACAGGAAAATTCAGCTATCCAAAgtgtgaaaagaaagaaagaacaagaCAGAAAGAAAGCTGTTTAATATGCTCACCTGACCAATATTGccattgatgaaaatattgcTACAATTGAGATCCCTATGAATCACACAGGGGTCATTAGTGTGCAAATAGTCCAAGCCCTTGAGAATCTGCCTGGACCACTTCTTCAAAGCCTTCATTGAAACCTGCCTATGCTTCTTCCTGTATTCCCTCAAATTCCCTGATGTACAAACCTCAGTAATGAAATTCAGAGTGTTCCTCTCCTCATCCCTCCATACTGAGTACAATGCGAtaatattcttgttttttaaaCTCCCCAGCAACCGAACCTCTGAATACAACCGGTTGATCATGGTTTCATCGTCGCTTAAGTTCCGTAACTTAACTTGGTTCCATGCCACCTCAATTCCTTCTTCTTGGTCGAAGGCCCTATACACTTTCTTTACAGCCCCCGACCCGAGAAGCTCACTATACCGGCCATACCTACCAGTTGGATCAACTTCCACAAACAGCTCCCTATCACGATCTCCCATGTCAGAACCCATGCTAGGCATCTGCAATCaaagatttcaaataaattcaattgaattaCTCAAAAACATGCTCCTGCATTGAGATAAATTTTTGCTTCACAAACAAGCAACGAATAAATTGAAACAGTGTAACCATTGCAAATCCCCATAAATCATACTCTATACTTTGAATTAAAAAGTTGGTTTCACATATTGCAGCCCAGATAGCTGAAGTAAGTTAAATCTTCAGTATTTGCagataaacaaattaataaaaacaaaacaacttttaaaaaaaaaaatcagaattttCTCTCAAAACAGTCCTTACCTCATTATATCATCAAGAAACTCACAATTCTCCCACAATTACGAATCGCAAAAACTCAAAACACACATCTCTTTCCCATCTCATCAATTCTCATGGGAAACAATCGCTCCAACACTATTCCACGTAATGTAACGAAATTGAACAAATTCACTGGCGCGCTCACAACAAGAGCAACGAAATAAACGAGATTTTACCGTACAATGGCTGCCTTGGAGCGGGATTTCCAGTCGGGTAGATGAAGAAAGACAGACGGCGGTATTCTGTACAGAGGTCAGACGAAGCAAAAGGAATGGGAAGAGACAAATGGCGGAGCGCtgatgtatttataatgaGGTTTTATCGCTTTTGACTCTTATCAGGTGAAATTTTTCCTTAATTGTTTACGGATTAGGGAAAACAAACCCCCACCTAAGGTTACTTTTGGTATTCTACTGAAAGACGgcgttttgatttttttctcacgacaatttctattttagaaatttacgACTTCccataaaatttgttataattaataatattctttattataaGCTCATGTCGCCGGCGAAGATCCCGAAAGTCTCGTGGCTCATTCCGACGTCGTCCCTCGAAACCCCCCGTCTCCATAAGGTCACATTTTGTTCCTCCTTTAGCCTTGGTCAGTGCTATTTGCTTCAGTAGCTAGTGAGCGCACTGTTTGTTAGCTCAATGAATTTGCCAGTTGAAGAATACATTGAAACTCCAGGGTTTATGATGGTTAAGTTATTAAGGGTTGATGTTGGAAGTATCTCGCAGTAAGATATGCAGTTGCCCCGTGCTCAAATGTGTTATGTTTTCCGCaattattgttttacgttGAGATTTGATGTTTTGTCAATGATTTCTCTTTAACGTTAAGCTAAGCGTTCGCTTGGAGAATATTCAATTTCACTCTGATTAATGGAGCTTAATGAATTACGTCCGTTTAGGTTTAGTGGAAATTTTCTTGTGATGGGTGTCGagacaacaaaaataattcctgttacacttgtgaaagtggaaGTAGGGTCGATCCACAGAGACTgattttaagttgatttttttaagaaaaaaaaaataatgggggagattgatgataaaaaaagaagtaattgaaaactaaataaacttgaaaacaattgaaattacCTGGCGAAGTTGCGAAAGGGAGATTTTtcggttaaggctaggatcatacttgattcttgtgagttgagaataacacatgtataaaCGAATAAACCAGTTATagtgttggtacgacctaacaccttatatttctttaccttttcgtcagccaaggtacgacaGTTGactagatccctaattaataTGGAGACCATGCTCAAAATAGCTGTTGCCTGAAtcatttaaactaattaaaccATGATATAGAATAATTTTCCTCAGGAAGATATATAAACATAGGCTTCAATTTATTCTACAAACTGCAAACTGTAATCAAACCTTCAATTATGCTCCTCCTTATCTGTTGAATCTGAAACTCCAGGAGCTATTACAAGTGCACAAACATGGGATGCCCGGTGAGGAAGCATGATGTCCCAACTGCTAAGAGCAGCAACAGTGGATTTGCTACGACTGCAACATATAGTCGAACATCCAAGAATGGGACAGAAGAGAGTAGCTCAATTAGCCTTGATTTTGGCATCGGAATTAGTGGTGTTGCTGAAAAGCGAACTAATGAGCAGGTGCAGGATTTGGATGCTGAAGCTGCCCCCACGCAAATTGCCCGAAATAATCTCAGCATGAAGTCCCTGCCTGCTATGTAAATGTAGGCGGTGGCTTAAATCTGCATGAGAGTAGAGAAAATCATGTTGAAGGTCATAGCTTTGACAATCCTCCTATATATCCGTCTAACCATTGTTCCCCCAACCTCGGTGTTATATTTTCGTTTCATTTTACAAAAACAGATGACTAGCAGACAATCATGTAAGGAAAATGGGCAACAAGAAATACTGCTACAATCTATACAACGGCAAGTAATATCCTCAGCGTGTTTTATGTATTGATCTCTCTCCTAGATTTGTGAAAAGCACAAGTGCTGCATATTATTAGAGAAAACACAAAAACCAAGATTGTCGATGTTacataaaatctcaaaatt contains:
- the LOC105176616 gene encoding probable serine/threonine-protein kinase WNK11 — protein: MPSMGSDMGDRDRELFVEVDPTGRYGRYSELLGSGAVKKVYRAFDQEEGIEVAWNQVKLRNLSDDETMINRLYSEVRLLGSLKNKNIIALYSVWRDEERNTLNFITEVCTSGNLREYRKKHRQVSMKALKKWSRQILKGLDYLHTNDPCVIHRDLNCSNIFINGNIGQVKIGDLGLAATVGKNHSAHSVLGTPEFMAPELYDEDYTEMIDIYSFGMCLLEMVTLELPYSECDNVVKIYKKVTSGVRPQAMNKVKDPEVKAFIEKCLAQPRARPSAADLLKDPFFDSILDDDDENGDNSIS